The Vibrio sp. NTOU-M3 genomic sequence GACTTCGTCACCACCGATATCAGGAACGTGAACTTCTTTAAGCTCTGCCGCTGCTGCTGGAGCTGGAGCCGCTGCTGGAGCTGCTTCTGCCGCAGGAGCAGGTGCAGCGTCAGCTGCACCCTCGGCTTCGAAAATCATGATAAGAGAACCAGTCGTAACAGAATCACCTTCTGCTACTTTGATTTCTTTAACAATACCTGCTTGAGACGCTGGAACTTCCATAGAAGCTTTGTCGCCTTCAACAGTGATCAGAGACTGTTCTTCTTCAACCTTGTCGCCAACGCTTACAAGAATCTCAGTAACTTCAACCTCATCCGCACCGATGTCAGGTACATTAATTTCGATTGCCATTGCTTATTTACCTTCTAGTTAAGCGCTGTATTAAGCGTAAAGTGGGTTTGTTTTTTCAGTGTCGATGTTGAACTTAGCAATTGCTTCAGCAACAACAGACTTCTCAACATCACCACGTTTCGCTAGTTCAGTTAGTGCTGCAACGACCACGTAGCCTGCATTAACTTCGAAGTGACGACGTAGGTTCTCACGGCTGTCTGAGCGACCGAAGCCGTCAGTACCAAGAACTTTGTAAGACTCAGTTGGCATGAATGCACGTACTTGCTCAGCGTAGTTCTTCATGTAATCCGTCGCAGCGATTGCTGGTTCGTTACCAAGAACAGTAGTGATGTAAGGCACTTTCGCTTCAGCTTCTGGGTGAAGCATGTTGTAACGCTCTGCATTTTGACCATCACGAGTTAGCTCGTTGAATGAAGTTACAGAGAACACGTCAGATGCTACGCCGTACTCTTCGCTTAGGATAGTCGCTGCTTTACGTACTTCGTTCATGATAGTACCAGAGCTCATTAGCTGAACTTTACCCTTAGCACCTTCGTGAGACTCAAGCTTGTAGATACCTTTACGGATGCCTTCTTCAGCACCTTCTGGCATTGCTGGCATTGCGTAGTTTTCATTCATTACTGTTAGGTAGTAGTAAATGTTTTCTTGCTCAGGACCGTACATACGACGGATACCATCTTGCATGATTACTGCTAGCTCGTAAGCGAATGTTGGGTCGTAAGAGATACAGTTCGGGATAGTGTTCGCTTGAATGTGCGAGTGACCATCTTCGTGCTGTAGACCTTCACCGTTCAGTGTTGTACGACCAGCTGTAGCACCGAGTAGGAAGCCACGAGCTTGTTGGTCACCTGCTAGCCATGCCATGTCACCAATACGTTGGAAACCGAACATTGAGTAGTAGATGTAGAACGGGATCATTGGCAGATCGTTTGTGCTGTAAGAAGTAGCAGCAGCAACCCAAGATGCCATTGAACCTAGTTCGTTGATACCTTCTTGAAGAACTTGGCCTGATGTTGCTTCTTTGTAGTAAGAAACGATGCCTTTATCTTCAGGTGTGTATTCTTGACCGTCTGGGTTGTAGATACCCACTTGACGGAATAGACCTTCCATACCGAACGTACGCGCTTCATCACAGATGATAGGAACGATGTTCTTACCGATGTTCTTGTCTTTAAGCAGGATGTTCAACGTACGTACGTAAGCCATAGTCGTTGAGATTTCACGCTTCTGAGCACCAAGTAGAGGAGCAAACTCTTCTAGCTCAGGTACTTTGAACTCTTGTGTGAACTTAGGTAGACGCTGTGGCGTGTAACCTTTCAGAGCTTTACGACGAGCATGTAGGTATTCGTACTCAGCAGAACCTTCTTCCAGTTTTAGGTAAGGCAGTTCAGCTACTTTCTCATCAGAAAGAATGTCTTGCAGACCTAGACGATCACGTAGGTATTGTACGTGAGTCATGTCCATCTTCTTAACACCGTGAGCGATGTTCTTACCTTCAGCCGCTTCACCCATGCCGTAACCTTTAACAGTCTTAGCTAGGATTACTGTTGGCTTGCCGTTTGTTTCTTTTGCATTGTTAAATGCAGCAAACAGCTTAGAAGAATCGTGACCACCACGCTTCAATTCGAAGATTTGGTCGTCAGTCATGTCTGCAACTAGTGCAGCAGTCTCAGGGTACTTACCAAAGAAGTGCTCACGTACGTATGCGCCATCTTTAGATTTGAATGTTTGGTAGTCGCCATCGATCGTTTCGTTCATAAGCTGTAGTAGCTTACCAGTCGTATCTTTAGCTAGTAGCGCATCCCAGTTGTTACCCCAGATAACTTTAACTACGTTCCAACCTGCACCTTTGAATAGACCTTCAAGTTCTTGAATGATCTTGCCGTTACCCATTACAGGGCCATCTAGACGCTGAAGGTTACAGTTGATTAGGAAACATAGGTTGTCTAGTTTCTCACGCGCAGCGAAAGAAATTGCACCACGTGATTCTGGCTCATCCATCTCACCGTCGCCTAGGAAAGCGTAGACACGTTGAGCAGATGTATCTTTAAGGCCACGGCCGTTTAGGTACTTAAGGAAACGTGCTTGGTAAATAGCAGAGATAGGACCAAGACCCATAGATACTGTTGGGAACTGCCAGAACTCAGGCATCAGTTTAGGGTGTGGGTATGAAGGAACACCTTTACCGTCTACTTCTTGACGGAAGTTATCTAGCTGCTCTTCAGTTAGACGACCTTCAACGAATGCACGAGAGTAGATACCCGGTGAGATGTGACCTTGGTAGTAAACTAGATCGCCACCGTCCGTCTCGTTTGGAGCACGGAAGAAGTGGTTGAAACAAACTTCGTAGAACGCTGCTGCTGACTGGTAAGAAGCCATGTGACCACCTAGGTCTAGGTCTTTCTTAGAAGCACGCAATACGATCATGATTGCGTTCCAGCGAATAATCGAACGAATACGACGCTCAAGAGTTACGTCACCAGGGTAAGCTGGTTCTTGTGCAGCTGGAATCGTGTTGATGTAGTTTGTGTTGATGCCAGTTGGCATATCAACGCCGTCTAGACGTGCTTTTTCTAGAACGGTTTCTAGTAGAAACTGTGCACGTTCTACACCTTCTTCACGAACAACGGATTCAAGGGCTTGTAGCCAATCTTGAGTTTCCAGTGCATCTACGTCATGCTTCATGTCAGACATGGCGATCTATCCTTCTGTTGGTTGGATCTAGTTACTTAAGTAACGCTTCTTTATGAATCGTTACCTTGCTGAATTCGACGCAAAGAACGCTCTCGTCGAGACTCTTCACGAGTCAAATCCAACAATGTTTCTTCAATATAAGCCAAATGTGAATGACACATTTCACGCGCCTGTTCAGGCTGACCAGAAACGATCGCTTCAACAATATTGGCTCGGTGTTTACTTACTTTCTCGACCACTTCATCGCGGCGATGTAAGAGCTTTAAATTCTGTAAGATATTTTGCTCTAGCAGTGGCGCCAAGCTTCGAACAATGTGAAGAAGAACCACGTTATGTGCCGCTTCCGTCAAAGCGATCAGAAACTGCATGACCGCAGTAGCTTCACCTTCAATGTTCTTATTTTCTTGAGCGCTACTGATTGTTTTCAAGCACGCTTGAATACGAGCAAAATCTTCGTCGGTACCACGTAAAGCAGCAAAATACGCAGAAATACCTTCCATCGCATGACGCGTTTCCAGTAGATCCAGCTGAGTTTCCGAGTGGCTAGACAATAAATTTAGCAGAGGATCAGAAAAGCTTGTCCAGATGTTCTCACTAACAAACGTCCCCCCACCTTGTCGGCGAGTAAGAAGTTTTTTTGCTTCCAAGCGTTGAATAGCTTCACGAATCGAAGGGCGAGAAACATCGAACTGCTTTGCCAGTTCGCGCTCTGGTGGCAACTGCTGCCCCGGAGACAATGTTCCTTCCACAATCAACCGTTCTAATTCTTGCTCGATAACATCTGAGAGCTTTGGCTGACGAATCCTTTGATAAGCCATAATTTATTGTTCTTTTACTCTTTGCTGGCAATTGGTAATACCAATTTTAAGATGGGGCTGAAATTAACATAAT encodes the following:
- the pdhR gene encoding pyruvate dehydrogenase complex transcriptional repressor PdhR, with product MAYQRIRQPKLSDVIEQELERLIVEGTLSPGQQLPPERELAKQFDVSRPSIREAIQRLEAKKLLTRRQGGGTFVSENIWTSFSDPLLNLLSSHSETQLDLLETRHAMEGISAYFAALRGTDEDFARIQACLKTISSAQENKNIEGEATAVMQFLIALTEAAHNVVLLHIVRSLAPLLEQNILQNLKLLHRRDEVVEKVSKHRANIVEAIVSGQPEQAREMCHSHLAYIEETLLDLTREESRRERSLRRIQQGNDS
- the aceE gene encoding pyruvate dehydrogenase (acetyl-transferring), homodimeric type translates to MSDMKHDVDALETQDWLQALESVVREEGVERAQFLLETVLEKARLDGVDMPTGINTNYINTIPAAQEPAYPGDVTLERRIRSIIRWNAIMIVLRASKKDLDLGGHMASYQSAAAFYEVCFNHFFRAPNETDGGDLVYYQGHISPGIYSRAFVEGRLTEEQLDNFRQEVDGKGVPSYPHPKLMPEFWQFPTVSMGLGPISAIYQARFLKYLNGRGLKDTSAQRVYAFLGDGEMDEPESRGAISFAAREKLDNLCFLINCNLQRLDGPVMGNGKIIQELEGLFKGAGWNVVKVIWGNNWDALLAKDTTGKLLQLMNETIDGDYQTFKSKDGAYVREHFFGKYPETAALVADMTDDQIFELKRGGHDSSKLFAAFNNAKETNGKPTVILAKTVKGYGMGEAAEGKNIAHGVKKMDMTHVQYLRDRLGLQDILSDEKVAELPYLKLEEGSAEYEYLHARRKALKGYTPQRLPKFTQEFKVPELEEFAPLLGAQKREISTTMAYVRTLNILLKDKNIGKNIVPIICDEARTFGMEGLFRQVGIYNPDGQEYTPEDKGIVSYYKEATSGQVLQEGINELGSMASWVAAATSYSTNDLPMIPFYIYYSMFGFQRIGDMAWLAGDQQARGFLLGATAGRTTLNGEGLQHEDGHSHIQANTIPNCISYDPTFAYELAVIMQDGIRRMYGPEQENIYYYLTVMNENYAMPAMPEGAEEGIRKGIYKLESHEGAKGKVQLMSSGTIMNEVRKAATILSEEYGVASDVFSVTSFNELTRDGQNAERYNMLHPEAEAKVPYITTVLGNEPAIAATDYMKNYAEQVRAFMPTESYKVLGTDGFGRSDSRENLRRHFEVNAGYVVVAALTELAKRGDVEKSVVAEAIAKFNIDTEKTNPLYA